The DNA segment CCCCCGACACGGCGACGCTGCTGCGCAGCACCACGTACATCTTCCAGTCCCGCTGGGCCGAGCAGTGGCGGGTCGGTCGGGTACTGCTGGCCGGGGACGCGGCCCATCTGATGCCGCCGTTCGCCGGACAGGGTATGTGCTCGGGCATCCGCGACGTCACCAACCTGGCGTGGAAACTGGATCTGGTACTGGGCGGCCTCGCCCCGGCAGCGCTTCTCGACACCTACACACAGGAACGCCGCGCACAAGTACACAAGTCGATTCTGTCCTCGGTCCAGCTAGGCCGGGTGATCTGCGTGACGGACCCCGCGGCCGCGGCCGAGCGCGATTCCACGATCCTGGCGGGTCGCCGCGGCCGTGGTCCGGCCGTCCCGGATCCGGCGTTGCCCATCACCGAAGGGCTCCTGCACCGGAAGGCGGACGGGTCGCCCATCTCCCCGGCGGGCGATGTGGCCCCCCAGGGCCAGATACGCGGCCTCGAAGGCACGGGGCTTTTCGATGATGTGGTCGGCCGCGGTTTCGTTCTGATACTGGCAGAGGGCGCGGACGCCGACCTCGACGCGGAACAGTCGGCATTCCTCACGGACCTGGGTGCACACGTGGTGACGCTGCTCCCCGACGACGGGACGCCGCAGAACATGTCGGTCGCCGACGTGGGCGGCGTCTACCGCACCTTCCTGGCCCGCCACGGGGCTGACGCGGTGTT comes from the Streptomyces sp. KMM 9044 genome and includes:
- a CDS encoding FAD-dependent monooxygenase, encoding MRLPGERAADLNREETAWRLLAPHGVTPDTATLLRSTTYIFQSRWAEQWRVGRVLLAGDAAHLMPPFAGQGMCSGIRDVTNLAWKLDLVLGGLAPAALLDTYTQERRAQVHKSILSSVQLGRVICVTDPAAAAERDSTILAGRRGRGPAVPDPALPITEGLLHRKADGSPISPAGDVAPQGQIRGLEGTGLFDDVVGRGFVLILAEGADADLDAEQSAFLTDLGAHVVTLLPDDGTPQNMSVADVGGVYRTFLARHGADAVLIRPDYHVYGAASGLRAAAALVDDLRTRLQSSLGS